CCTGGACGGCGTGGTCATCGCGACCTCGCTGACGGTGGTGCTGAGCGTGCTGGCCGCGGTCACCCTGCTGCCCGCGCTCCTCGGCCTCCTCGGCATGCGCGTCCTCAGCCGCCGCCAGCGGCGCAAGCTGGCCGCGACGGGACCCGAGCCGGAGCTCACGAGCGGACTCGCGGCGCGCTGGTCGGCGTACGTCCAGAAGCGCCCGCGCGCGGTCGCCGGGCTCGCCCTCGTGGTCATGGTGATCCTGGCGCTGCCCGTGCTCTCCATCCGGCTCGGCGCCACCGACCAGGGCAACCATCAGGAGTCGACGACGACCCGGCAGGCCTACGACCTGCTCGCCGAGGGCTTCGGGCCCGGCTTCAACGGCCCGCTCCAGGTGGTCGTCTCCGAAGGCGACGCACAGGGACTGGTCACCCGTATCGAGTCCACCGAGGGCGTGGCCCAGGTGGCCGCCGTACCGCCCGCGAACGGTGTCACGCTGATCCAGGTCGTCCCGACGACCTCACCGCAGTCGGAGAAGACCGACCAGCTCATCGACCGGCTGCGCGACGACGTGATCCCCGCCTCCGGCGCCGAGGCCCATGTCGGCGGTGTCACGGCCGTCTTCAAGGACTTCGCGTCCGTGACCGGCGAGCGGCTGCCGTACTTCGTCGCGGCGATCATCTCGCTGGGCTTCCTGCTGCTGCTCGTGGCGTTCCGCTCGCTGGTGGTCCCGCTGACCGCCGCCCTGATGAACCTGATCGCGGCGGCCGCGTCCTTCGGCGTCCTGGTGGCGATCTTCCAGTGGGGCTGGGGGACGGAGCTCATCGGCATCGGCAAGGAGGGCCCGATCACGGCGTTCCTGCCGGTCATCATGCTCTCCCTGCTCTTCGGCCTCTCGATGGACTACCAGGTGTTCCTGGTGAGCCGGATGCACGAGGAGTGGGTGCACACGAAGGACAACGCGCGCGCGGTCCGGGTGGGCCTGGCGGAGACCAGCCGGGTCATCAACTGCGCCGCCCTGATCATGATCTGCGTCTTCTCCGCGTTCGTCCTCAGCGGCGACATGGAGGGTGCCATGGCGGGCATCGGCCTCGCGGCCGCGGTCGCCCTGGACGCGTTCATCCTGCGTACGGCGCTGGTGCCGGCCGCGATGCACCTGCTCGGCAAGTCCAACTGGTGGCTGCCGGAGGGGCTGGAGAGGCGGCTGCCGCATCTGGCGGTGGAGCCCAGGGAAGAGGCCGTCACGCAGGCTCCCGCCGAGGACGGCGGTCCGGCGTCCGTCGTCCACGGCATCGTGCGGGACACCGACGGCGAGCCGGTCGCGGGGGCGGCGGTGACACTGCTGTCGAGGGGCGGCCGCCAACTGGACCGGGTGGTTTCCCTGGCGGACGGCTCCTACATCGTGTCGGTGCCCGCCCCGGGCACGTATCTGCTGTCGGCCTCGGCGCCCTCGTACGGCTCGCGCGCGAGTCAGGTGGTGGTGAGCGAGGGGCCGCTGGTGTACGACGTGGAGCTGGTCGAGGGCGAGCTGGACTCGGTCAACTGACGCGGGGTTCCTGGGGCTTCCTGCCGGGGTCGGGCATCATCTTCGTCATCCCCGGCAGGAAGTCCGTGAACAGCTCGTGCACCTCGCGCACGAGCGGCCGCAGCACCCGGAACCGGGCGAGCGCGACCCCGCGCGCGGTGAGCCGGGCGCCGCGCTCGGCGAGCCGGTAGCTCCGCTCGCGCCCCTCGGTCCGGTCGAAGATCCAATAGAGCACGAGCCCCATCTGCGAGAGCCACATCAGCTCGGGCAGCACATCCCGCAGCTCCTCCGGCACCTTGGTCCTCGTACCGGCCAGCACGTCGCGGTGGACGCTGATGGCCTCCACGCGCGCGTGCTCCG
Above is a window of Streptomyces sp. NBC_00490 DNA encoding:
- a CDS encoding MMPL family transporter encodes the protein MARWCYRHRLVVLLLWVGTVFGVGFAGSAAGTDYANTFSLPNTDSTRAYDLMEKAFPQSAGDTDTVVWKVDEGSVRDESVRSRIEPALKEIGAMKGVGEVTDPYAAGGAAQISENGRIAYAQVTFVEQANAVPKELVEDVVDTAQAAERDGLQVELGGQAITRTQEPPTGIAEMVGIVAAAVVLFLAFGSLFAMLLPLVVAIAALGTGLMATSLLSHVTDVPEVAPLLGSLIGLGVGIDYALFIVTRHRRGILRGMKPEESAVVALNTSGRAVLFAGGTVCIALAGMLVMNMRFLDGVVIATSLTVVLSVLAAVTLLPALLGLLGMRVLSRRQRRKLAATGPEPELTSGLAARWSAYVQKRPRAVAGLALVVMVILALPVLSIRLGATDQGNHQESTTTRQAYDLLAEGFGPGFNGPLQVVVSEGDAQGLVTRIESTEGVAQVAAVPPANGVTLIQVVPTTSPQSEKTDQLIDRLRDDVIPASGAEAHVGGVTAVFKDFASVTGERLPYFVAAIISLGFLLLLVAFRSLVVPLTAALMNLIAAAASFGVLVAIFQWGWGTELIGIGKEGPITAFLPVIMLSLLFGLSMDYQVFLVSRMHEEWVHTKDNARAVRVGLAETSRVINCAALIMICVFSAFVLSGDMEGAMAGIGLAAAVALDAFILRTALVPAAMHLLGKSNWWLPEGLERRLPHLAVEPREEAVTQAPAEDGGPASVVHGIVRDTDGEPVAGAAVTLLSRGGRQLDRVVSLADGSYIVSVPAPGTYLLSASAPSYGSRASQVVVSEGPLVYDVELVEGELDSVN